One genomic segment of Hordeum vulgare subsp. vulgare chromosome 2H, MorexV3_pseudomolecules_assembly, whole genome shotgun sequence includes these proteins:
- the LOC123428590 gene encoding heavy metal-associated isoprenylated plant protein 47-like, which produces MKQKIVIQLSMSCDKRRSKALTLAARAAGVTSMGITGDARDQLEVVGDGVDPVCLVSCLRKKLGHAQIIKVEEVKKQEEKKKDDPKPKPAESVYLPPYYYYPPSYYHQWW; this is translated from the coding sequence ATGAAGCAAAAGATTGTCATTCAGTTGAGCATGTCGTGCGACAAACGCCGGTCCAAAGCACTGACTCTGGCTGCCAGAGCAGCCGGGGTGACGTCCATGGGGATAACCGGCGACGCCAGGGACCAGCTGGAGGTGGTCGGCGACGGCGTCGACCCGGTGTGCCTCGTCAGCTGCCTCCGAAAGAAGCTCGGCCACGCCCAAATCATCAAGGTGGAGGAAgtcaagaagcaggaggagaagaagaaggatgacccGAAGCCGAAGCCGGCCGAGTCCGTGTACCTGCCGCCGTACTACTACTACCCTCCCAGTTACTACCACCAATGGTGGTAG